From the Lemur catta isolate mLemCat1 chromosome 1, mLemCat1.pri, whole genome shotgun sequence genome, the window CCCTAACCTCTGCCACCACATCAAACCACTAGTGATTCATCCTCTGGGGGAAAGCTTAGCACAACCCCTCTGGACAACAGTCAGCCTCAGAGACTCCCTCCCTGAGGCCTGTTACTGATCCTCATCCAAACTGGATTTATCCACAGGAGGCTGCAGACTTTGAATCTAGATTGCTTTATGCCTCTGACCCCAGCTGCAGCCCCAACAGTGGTGATTTGTCCTGCTTGGGTTGTACCTGCACCCAAGGAGGCTATATTGTACTGATGTTCCCAGGCCAGGCTGGCCTGCCTGTCTTTGCTCGGCAACCCTCCCCCACCAGCACCATGCACCTAACATTCCCAAGTACCTGCCCCCCTCTGATTTTGGCCTGGCTCCTGAGCGGACCTAAGCAGCcgccacacacacgcacacacacacacacacacacacacagggaggtCTGTGTTTATTCACACACTCCTGGTACAGTGAGGATGGAGGAACATTTACAAAGGGCACCCCTGGGTTGAGAACATCTCCAGGGCCACAGATGTCATCCAAAGGTGCAGAGCAGTCCCCATGTGGGTTCCCAGGGGCAAGATGCAGGGGTCCAAGGTAAAATCAGATCTGGGCCCTTGGAAGGTGATGATACCTTGGGGGAAAGGGTCTGCCAGAGAACCTCCTGGGGTCAGGCCTGGGCAGACTGGCCATGTGGTTGGTAACCATATTGGGGGCTTGTCCCACCCCAGCCTCAACACACATCCTATCTGCCAGGCGCAGAAGAGCGTGGTCGAGACTGAGGGGAGGGCAGAACCATGAGCAGAGCCAGTAAACAAAGAGTcggatataaaaatacaaatgtgctGAGGAAGTCCCTTagaaagaggctgaggctggggtcACGccagacaggggtgggggtgaggaacGGCCCGGAGGGCTGGGCTTAGATGGGTGGAAAGCTCATGCAAATGCGCAGCCAAACATCCCTGGCCGCGAGCGGTCCGACACCTGCGGCCGCCGGGTCCACAGACCAGACTGGCCgcaggggggtggggcaggggagccgTGCGGGAGGGGCGGGCTGGGGGCCGCGGGTCTCTGTGTCCGTTCCGGTGTGCGGGGTGGGGCTGCGGCCCGAGGTTCTAAAGTGCATGAGCGCGGCGGCGGGCTCCCGGCGGGTCCGCGCTGCCGCTACCGCAGCCGCCGTGGTGCTGAAGCGGACAGCTCCGGAGTgcctggcggcggcggcggcgcggccctGCAGCCCCCGCCCGCGGGCGCTtgggccggggcggggggcgcccGCAGCCGCATCACCAGCCCGCGCTCCTGGCCGCTGCGGGGCTGGGCCCGGAGCCCGCCGCCCGAGCCGGCGCGTCTACACTCCGGACGGCGGCTTCTCCCCCATCCCCTTCAGCACGTCGTCTATCCGGTCATCCTCGATCACCACTGCGCAGGGAGAAAGCGCGTCAGCCGCGCGGCCTCGGGGGGCGGCGGCGACAATCGGCCCCGAGTCCTAGCACCCCGCGCAGCTACTGCCCGTGACCCAGCGACGCCCCTCGGAACCCTGTGCCACTGTGTCTTCCCCATCTGAACTCTCCTGCCAAGCCTCTCCCAcagaccccctcccctccctaaggCGGAACGCCCCTCTTCCAAAGACTCCAGCTATTCTACCCAGTACAAGCCCTCCCGTCGCCTGAATCTTCCCCTATCTGAGCTGATCAGAGACCTCTCGTTCGTGGCATCCCCCTCTTCAGCCCTCACTTCCACAGAACCCCCTCCTCAATGGGGCTCAAACAGAATATCCGGCTAGTCCAGCCCTCTCCCCAACCTAAACCTCTTGCCGCTTGAACCCCTCTTCCAATCTTGGTACCAACAGAACCTCCCTCCCCATGCAAACAAGCAGGACAACCGAACCTCCggcctccctgccctctctccagTTGGACGCCCCTCTCGACCCAGAGGTTCTGGTTCTTCGTAGCATTCACCGACTCAGTATCTGATTCCTAAGAATCGGCCCGTCACCCCCTGTTCCCACTTCAAGCATCCCCAAATGCCTCTACCGGCCCCTCCCCCTCGCCCGGGTGCCAGGGCTCTGCTTCCAGAGGTGGCGAACATCGAATCCGGGGCACCGTGTTCCCgggagaggggaagaaggggaCACAACACTGCAGCGAGGACCCCCCCCCCAAGCCCGGGCCGGAGAGCGGCTGGCTGCGCTGGTCTGCGGCAAGAGCTGCGGGCACTCGGCGGGGAACGGCAGCCCGGGGGCGCCCGGCGAAGGGTTTCTGGGTCAGGCGGCGACTCCGGGCCCGGGCCGCGTACCTCGCTTGGCTCGGCCGATCTGGCCCAGCTTAGGGGGTCGCTTGGCCTGGTTGCCCGCGAAGAAGGAGTTGGTGTCCTGCAGGCGGCAGCTGAAGGAAAGATCGGAGCCCTCGGGGTCTGCGCCGAAGCGGCCCATCTTGTCCTCGCTGTAGGGCAGGATCTCGGACatggcgggcgcggggcgggcgcgggaCTGCAGCGGGGCGCGGACGGCGGGCTAGCTGCCGGACCGGCCCTAGCTCAGCAGGGTAGCCGGCGGAAGGATGAAGTCATGCAGCATCCGGGGCTGCGGAGCCAAGCCGGGCCTCCTCCCCCGCGCCTCCGCCTCCCGGGCCGCTgggcaggcggcggcggcggcggtggcgggaaccgggcgggggctgggggcgggggcgggggcggcggcggcggcgagagCGGAATGACGATGAGCGCCCGACTGCGGCAGAGCACcgcgggcggggcgcgggggaGGCGGGGCGGGCACAGGCCACGGAAAAGAGGCGGGCCCGGGGGTCAGCCGCGCGCCCAGCtagccagggagaggagggagcagtaGTGGGAGGTTCCCGCACGGTGGCGGGGAATGGACGGCACATGGGCCTCAGGGAACTGTATTGGCCAACGGGGGCGGGATGTGGCGGGGAGAGGCGGAGTTGGAGGTGGGGCGGGATCGAGCCTGGTACCTGCGGGAGTCCGACACCCTGGCTAGGAGAGGCGTGTAAAGGGGACTGGCAGCGGGCTTGCTGGGGAGGTGCACCGAAAGCTGGCGGGGCGCGTCTGGGCCGGAAGGCGACAGCAGGGCAGGCAGTGGAAAGGGGCGGGGGCGTGGGAAACGCGGTGGGGGGCGGGTCTGGTACTGGGTGAGAAGCGGGGAAGGCAAGAACCGGCAGGACTCGGAAAAGAGCTCAGGCCAGTGGATGGTGCCCTCGCAGTTGGCGCGCTCTTGCATCCTATTTGCCCGCGGGTCTTACGTAGTTCATCAGGGTCTGTGCGTCTCTGCCCTCCtctatttctgtctctgcctgtctATATGCCAGTCTATCTCTATGTGTCTGTCTGTATCCTGTTTCTGTGCCCCCATATCTGTTTCGCTGTGTTACGGTCTTTGTCCACATCTGCCTCTTAAGTGTCTTTGCCTTTCCGTATCTTTCTCCATGCGTGTTCTCTGTATCTGAGTGCCTGCCCTCGTATCTCCGTCTCCCGAATCTGTGTATTTCAGTCTCTCCTTAGTAACTGGACGGATGCTTCGCGCACCGGAGCGGACACCTTCACCCCTGGCCCGGCATCTGGCACCGAAATCCCAACTCAAAGCGCCCGCGGCGCCCGGCGGTTCCCCGCCCCTGAAGGCCGGCGCTGTGCTTGTGGTGTAGGAGGAGGAATGAATGGCGGCGTCGCAGGGGGCGCCCTGGCTGCGGTTGACGCGGGGAAGCCCGGAGCACCTGAGGACGCGGCGCGCGCCGGTGTGCGTCCTGAGGGAGTGCGGGAGGGACGCAGGGCGCCCCCAGCCCTTGTTGCTGGGGACCACGGGAGAGTTCTCGCCCCACGGATGGGAACACGCCCTCTTATCCCTCTTACCTCcgcccctcaccccccacccccgccctggcTGGCCGTCAGCTGCGGCGTCACCTGCTTGCTAACGCGCAGGAGCTCTGGCGCAATCACTGGTCTGGCGGGGAGGGGGTGTCTCACATTCGGCGACAGTGACGCCAGCGCTGATAAGGGTAATAATCACCCTGCACCTTCTCTGTACGTTCACATCCCAGGCCGAGGCGCTTCCTACCTTATTCTGGCCAAATCACATAGCTAGTGAGGCTGCCCGGTGTTGGGTTTCCTTCTTCCCACACTTTCTCATCTAGCGTTAGTCCCAGGGACACAGAGGCTAATGCAAGGTGGCTGCCCTCAGGGAACCGGACGCAGAAGTGGTGCAAGAGGATGCCTCAATGCCAGCCTCACTCaaggccccaggcctgggggacaATCCTGCCAAGGCCTCCTCTGCTCTGTCCCAGTCTCTCGGATGAGGGCTGCAGCTGGAGGTGGAGGCCCAGCTGGAGTGAGAGGAGCCCTGACACTGGAAGGACTATAGAGGGGGGAGCTCAGGGTCACTAGGGGGGAGTCTAGAAAATTCCATCTCCACTACAAGTTGTCTGGCAATGGGTTccaatcctgactctgccactttctaAGTAACCTTGAACTGAAGGACCCATATTTAAGgctttcaaaaattaattcatttgcacttgtaacattttaagaaaataag encodes:
- the CAMK2N2 gene encoding calcium/calmodulin-dependent protein kinase II inhibitor 2, which encodes MSEILPYSEDKMGRFGADPEGSDLSFSCRLQDTNSFFAGNQAKRPPKLGQIGRAKRVVIEDDRIDDVLKGMGEKPPSGV